The following are encoded in a window of Penaeus monodon isolate SGIC_2016 chromosome 9, NSTDA_Pmon_1, whole genome shotgun sequence genomic DNA:
- the LOC119576696 gene encoding 5-hydroxyisourate hydrolase-like, whose translation YTFRATNSDGRAGQFLSQEAFTPGTYKMFFDTGDYFRQQGTTGFYPYVEIVFVIEKPEEHYHIPLLLSPYGYSTYRGS comes from the exons tatacttttagggCAACAAACAGTGATGGCCGTGCAGGGCAGTTTCTCTCCCAAGAGGCCTTTACTCCTGGGACCTACAAGATGTTCTTTGACACTGGCGATTATTTCAGGCAGCAAGGAACCACAGGATTCTACCCATATGTGGAG ATTGTATTTGTTATTGAAAAGCCAGAAGAACATTACCATATTCCTCTTCTGTTAAGTCCGTATGGATACTCTACCTACAGAGGCAGCTAA